The stretch of DNA aaactttgtaggcaCATTCGCTGTAGCCAAGTATATCACAAAGTACACAATGAACAATCAAAGTACATTCAGTCTAGCTAAGTCTCAAATGCAAATAACTCCATCATCTATGCCGAAGGTGGCCAGTTGTTCCGGTTGGTCTGATTTGGAGAAATATACGGATCATTGGAGGCCGCCGACTGATTCTGCAACATATAGATGAAATGTATGAGTGAAACGACAAAATAAACGACATATTGAACATTGCATACTCACTGAAGTAGAAAACGGATCGGTGGGTGGTCTAGGTGGGGTGACGAAGGGAGGTGGCGGAGGTAGACCCGTCGCGGCGCCAAGACTCTGAATGTACGCGAACATGCTCGCCATCCTCTGTCGGTCAGCCTCCCGCTCGGCCTCCATCTCCGCCCTCATCCTTGCCTCCAACTCCATAcgttctctcctctcttcttccagcTGAGCCTGCAAAATTTTTACCCCAATATTACAATAATACAAAAGAGAAGTTATATAATATAATAGATAAAAAACGTATGAATAAGCAACAACCTGGAGTGCCTGGAGACGGGTCATCGAACTGTCAGGACGAGGTCGGATGCCTGCGCTCGAGCTCGTTTGCCGTGCTTTTATCTGAGATAGAGTCGGAGTAGAAGAGGAGTCGATCGCGCCGTCGCAAATCCAGTACCGTCcatgcttctttcctcctccGACCTTCATGTCAATTTCAGCGTCAAGATCCTCCTGGGTCGGATCGTACTCTGGCCCGTGCACCTCCCTCgccatcgatgtgtactcaTTGAGGCGAGTATAGATGCTCAGGTTGCTGTAcgcctcgggcccgtcctccgcaTTGTAGCTGACGCTGGATGTCGCTTTACCCTTGTGGGATAGAGCATACGCCATGAATTTGTTGCACTGCTGCCCTCCATGTGCCGCCGACTGCGACAAACAAGATGATGAGAAATCATGCATAGTTGAATAACCACAAAACAAGTAAAGTCGCGTACCCATGCTTGGGCGTACTCGGTCAGGTTACGGTTGCCTTGGTGGTGTGGCACACCGGCCATAGTCAGACGGTGCTCACGACGCTCCTGGTGCAAAGCGTTCCAGTCGTCAGATAACCACTTAGCAACTATCTGCTGCCAGCACTCAGGAAAGTGGGCACACCAATGAGGAACCATCTACACGACATCAAGTAGAAGACATATTAGTAGAGGACATTAAGCCAACTTAATGTTCAAAGAAATCAAATTTTGGtatttacctgcaagtactgctcctcagtcaacGTCATAGTTCTTGCTTGTGTCTTGGTGACCTTCTGTCCAAGGACGACGGCGTGGTAGTTGATGATTGACTGGAGGCACTGCTCGTAGAACATGTCGGTAACGAGCTTTTTGCAGCGATACTCAGCAACCACATCCGCCTGCGCGTCCATCCCAGCCTGTAGTCTGTAGAAATCCTGCAATAAACACGATATATATATTTCAAATattatcaaggatgtgcaacgaATGCGATATATTGATCACTTACCCAAAGCTCGCCCTTCACTCGCTCAGCCAAGTTGGGCCACTGTCTGCCGGCAACATCCCGCATGTCGGGGACGGCCCGGTAGTGCTCCCACGTATAGGCTGGACACGGCTCTCCGGCCAACGTGACCAGGCCAGGGAAGTGATCCCTAACCAGAAGACCCAAGATGCCATTCACATGGCGTCTGTGAGCACCAACGTGCCTCTCCACAACTATCCAGTTCCTGCACAGGTGATTGATAAAAATTATTAATTTGTACCACAAATTTGAAATTATAACGTAAACATGTACTGAAAACATGTAAATTTACTTACTTATCCCCTTGGGGAGCTATGATCGGGCGTTTTGCTTCAAGAATCGGTCGCTGGGGGAGACTCGCCGGACCTCGCTGGTAGACGGTTGACGAAGCAGAGGCCTCCGTGCCCTCCTCGTCCGCCTGCTCGTCGTCCCCTGACCCCTCCTGGTGGACCACCTCGTCCGCCTGCTCGTCCTCCCCTCCGggagcgcctgctcctcctcctcctctgggagcgcctgctcctcctcctccggcggcacctcctcctccgggaggcacctcctcctccgggagcgcatgctcctcctccggcggcgccTGTGTTGTCGCCCTCCTGccactccccctcctcctcctgtaaGACGGTCCCTCAGCCGCCTCGGACGTCGGCTCACTGCTCCCCCCCCCCGAAAACCTCTTGTAAAGGACCGCTACACTCTTCTTCATCCCGCGGCCCACCATCTCTGGTGAATCACCTGCAATTGAAAGAAAATtaataagtatagataaatataTAACACATACTTAGATAAATACATAAAGAAAATAGAACATAATTACGTAATAATTATGTGGATGAAgagagatagaggagcttcatccaagataaatacataaagaaaaccgagttgtgttatgtggatgaagagagatagaggagcttcatccaAGAGGTATAGGGGGTTTTGGACAGCCTCCCACGGACATAAGACGATGGGCCCACGAAGAGATACGTTGGATGAAAGAAAAATGATCAGTTCTGCTGGCTGACCCCGAgatgtcctggcggactgtccgccaggacctctcagccaGCCAAAAAACCTTCTTTCCAAGGGATTGATCCAAACTTTTAGATACGTTAGAGAGATGATTGGATGTATATGAGACAAAGCAGAAGACAAATAAAACACAGTTTTCAAGCCAACATAAAAAAAGTTTACCACTTTAGATCAACAACCATAATTACgtaataagtacagataaatatataataCATACTTAGATAAATACATAAAGAAAATAGAACATAATTACGTAATAATATAGTCTTACATTGACTAAAAATATTCATCGTAGTCGGGATTTGCTGGATCATagtcctcatcatcactatcaatcaTGTCGTAACCAACAAGATCAGAAGACTCGGTGTCTTCATTTGCATTGTCTACTTATAGTCGTTCTAGTATGTGTAAATCCTTAACGCTCTGcacctcttcctcctcgccCGCATCATCAACCGCTTCAACTTCCATTTCATTTGCCTCGGTTAATTCTATCTCGAATCGCCCTTgtagcccctcttcttgaaagaactctccgtcatatATGTTTGGATCTAAGTTGTAATCATCATCGTTAGGGACAGGTACTCTACCGTGCGGTGATGTCTTGTACacaatataccaacccttaagatgctctttgctttcacacgcatatgggagataataaacttgtatagCCTGTTGAGCAACAACATAGACATCATCTATGGTCATGACTGAATCCTGTCGAATTTCGACTAGCCCAACATTAGAATGCGTCCGTATCATTGCTTGAGGGtcaaaccaatgacatttgaatatCACGAAGTGGTTTCGAACCATAGTAgctgagttcgtatatttcttcaattcttccataatactcaaTCCCATCAAGGCCGGGAGTAAACACCCCagaatttgtggtctttcgattgggtcgacaTTCCTCATGACTGCTTGtacaaaaacgatatccattcacgTCATAACCAGAATATGACTTGACCTTATATCCAAAGCCACCGGCCACCTGTCTCAACTCGGCACTCAAGGTCGCATCGCTAACGCCCTGCAAGTTCAAGTACGATTGGACAAACTAAGTAAAAACAACTTAGAGTGAAAAGCAATGAGCACGAACTACATCGTTGGTGTTGCGGCATACTTTGAAGAGAGCTTTCAAGCCAGAAATAAAGGCATTGCCTTTCTTGCGAGGACGAGTCCTAGAAGAGGAAGGCATCGCCGAGGTGGAGGGCATATCCATAGTGGGCTGGGGTGGAGAGTGAGCTGATGGGGGAGACTCGTCCTCTGGTGGAAACTCTTGCTCCTTGGGAGGCTGTGGGCAATATGGGGCATGGACCGCATCATATCCAAACTCCATTTCAGTCACGGCATTAATCATCCTTTGAATGTATGGAGCATAGATAACTGGATTACTGCTATGATGGAGCATGTACCTCAACTCCGTCCAGAAAAAGTGAAAGACACTAAAGGGCGGGTGATCAAAGTCCATAGCTAAAAGAAGCAACTTGACCGTACCATGAATCTTGGTGCGATCACCCCTCTTGGGAGTCAAGGTCTCCCGGAATATCCTGTTCATGATCTCCATATATGGACGTAGTCCATGAGTCGTCGCTAAATCCGGATCCTCATCCCGATAGAGAGTCATAAGAGATTCATCCGTTGGATTGATGTCATCGTGAATTTCCATCTCATCTAGAGTGTCATCAAGCTTAAGGATAGTAGCAAATTGCTTGTATGAAACCCAGAAGGCGCGCCCTTGAAGATTGAAGTGAATAAAGGAATTATTGCCCTCACCTTCAAACCAAGCAGTGGAGCAAAATTGAGCAACCAACTCATTGTTCCAATTTTGATTGAGGGCCAAGAATTCATAGAGGTGTTTCTTCTCACATTCACTTATGACCAAGTCAAAGGTTGGATTATTTTTCTCACTCATTTCAACCCAATTGATGTACTTGGAGACGGTGATAGCATTCTTCTTCTCAATAAAGACGGATATGTACCAATCAGCTTGAAATTTGCTCCAAAACCTCCTATCCGTGGCACCtctttgctttgtggtgtaaTCCACTCGCTTCACTCCAGGGTCACCGAAGTTGATCCTTGTGTACTCCGGTCTGTGCATGATATACTTTCGGTAGGGTTGGAGTGGAGGGTAATCATCAAAGATAGGAACTGACTCTTGAGGCACATCTTCTTGTGGTTGAGCAGCTCTTTGGTAGCTACGCCTGGGTGCCGCATGGCTAGGACCGCCCATTTGGCCAGCTCGACTCATTGAAATTTTGGGCGTTGGCTTCCTTGTGCGCTTAGGTGGAGGAACGACTTCAATTTCATCGGAATCGGAGTTGGAGACGGGATCACGCAAGAACTTGGTCCTCCTCTCATGCACCATCTGTACATGTATAGGAAGTATACtgcttgattagaagtaatgaAAGAACGGGTGGAGACAAACAAAGGATTATGCAGTAACAATCAGAactgagaggtcctggcggactgtctgCCAGGCCTGgtggactgtccgccaggacgcCTCAGTTTTGAATGTTCCCGCGAAAACATGTGATGTCAAGAATTAATCCAATGGggctcaaactttgtaggcaCATTCTAGATGATAATGGAAGCCTAgaattaaattttgaacaacatTGGGTGGATAGATTGGGAGATCGACTTGAATCAAGGTTTAGGTTATGAAATGAACATGAACATATGAACTAAAGATTTAGCCATCCATTCTACAAGATTTTCAAGGAATAGCATGCTCTACCTATCAGGAAACAATAGCTAAAAGCATTCCTCAAGATATGCATCGAGTAGAGAGATTGATGGAGGATTGCATATACCTTGTTCTTGCCCTAGGATGAATGGAAGTGCTTCCAAAGGATTGGAAACGAGGGGAGAAGGTTCTTGCAGCCTGTGGAGGGGCTCCTTCGCCATGGACCTTGCGGAGGAACCGAATCCTTGGCTCCACGGACAATGGGGGGGTGTTGTCCGTGGGGAAggaagagagagtgagaggatggagttgtgttatgtggatgaagagagatagaggagcttcatccaAGAGGTACAGGGGGTTTTGGACAGCCTCCCACGGACACAAGACGATGGGCCCACAAAGAGATACGTTGGATGAAAGAAAAATGCTGGCTGACCCCGAgatgtcctggcggactgtccgccaggacctctcagccaGCCAAATAATTGTACacaataaagaaaaaaatatatttgatttgccgagtgtcggtcagctgacactcggcaaatacaccctttgccgagtgtcagacatcaaacactcggcaaagctaacgGCGTTAGTTCCCGTTCACTGCTGACGGGTCATTTGCCGAGTGTATCTGTGTGCCGAGTATCAGGCTCTCGGCAAAATATATTATTCcaagtgtttttctttgccgagagcgacactcggcaaagaatgtgtttgccgagtgcctgaaaTATAGCACTCGGCAAACCTATTGACCCTCGGCAAAGCTGGTCTCTCCGGTAGTGTTGCTGTGGTGGATGCGCGTCCTTTGCTACTAGAGTCTATGTCGTGAGTCCGTTAGATTGCTTCTTTAAAGTTGTCACAGTTGTTTCGTAATGACCGAGGTTTATCAAGGGATTAGTTAATTCGTTTACCATCCATCGTTTGTTCTCCGGATCTACTGTGCTCAAAAGAAAAAGATTTATCGTGTTCTCGTTTCCTTTTGCGCTGACCCGTTAGGTTGAGCTCTCGAGTCTCGACAGATCACGTTCCGTCCTTTTCGGCCTGTTTGCAGTCCACGTACGGATTGGGCTTTGTCGCCCCGGCCCACGGCCTGCACCCAACTCATCTAGCCGATCACCCACACCACCAGTCCGCCACCATCTTGTCTCCCAAGACAAGCGTGAAGCGTCTCGAACTCTTGTGAATTCGTGATCCCCAAATCCGAGCTCTCGCGAAAATTCCCCCCCTTCCCACTCCCCTCTCCCGAGAGCCAATCCGCGCAAAGCCCCAAACCCGGATCAAGCCTTACAAAACCCCCTACTGCCTCGAATCGCACCAGCGAATCGAACTGGGATCGATCGGGATCCGGTGAAGatgttcttcttcttcgtgGGCGGCGTGGAGCAGGGCGCCGGGAGGGTGCTCaaggaggcggcggggcggtGCCTGCGGTGCGGCGGCACGGCGGACCTGGTGGAGACGGAGAAGGCGCTCAAGCTCTTCTTCGTCCCCGTCTGGCGGTGGCCCGGGAAGGACCCCGCCTACCTCTGCCGCGAGTGCGGCCTCCTTGCGCCGGGTTCCCTCGGCGCCGAGCCGGGCCCGTCGCTGCTGCCCCAGGAGGCCCGGTGTGGCGCGTGCAGCCGCGCGGTCGACCCGCAGTTCCGGTTCTGCCCCTTCTGCGGCTCCGCGCTCTGAGCGGGACGCCCGCGGCGCCCGTACTGACGTTTGCCACTCGCCGTGTCCGTAGTTTGTACTGAGCTTTTGTTTGTGTGGAGAGTATTGCTGTATCTGTATGCGTGTAATCACAACTTCGGAAAACATCCCATCGTGTTGCAAGTTTAGTATCTTAGTTATTTACTATTTGTAAAAAGTTGCAATCCTTATTTGCCATGGATGTTTCACCGACATTTGTGTTTGGGCAAATTCCTTCCCTTCCTTGGCTCTTCAAACTCCCTTCTTTAATTTCATTTTTATTCTTTTTATTATTTATCCTTTCTTGATCCTACCGTGATCTCTGCAGTTTAGTGGCTGTGATCTCTCCAGTTTAGTGGCTGTCAAAAGATAAAAATTGTACCTGGCACAGATAACCCTATGTACAAAACACATTTAATATATATTCTGTTGGTAACTTATGAATCAAATTCTCCACATTTTGAGCAATACTATTCCATCTCCTAATCTTCTGAAAAACTAAAAACATATGTAAATATGTTGTGGATACATGGACTGACCCTTGATGACTGACGTTGCTCCCTCAGCCGGCACGTCACGCCCCTCAGCCCACAGTGGATGGGGCTGCGGGGATAAAAAACTTTATAGAAATTTGCATATCATTTATTTTCCAACATATTTGCTGAATACCAATCATAATAttaaccataagtgtacttatATTTGCTAAAAACGCTGCTCAAAAAGAAAAATTGATATGATATTTTCTGAGAATATtgctgagttctaggcgtaAGCAACCTCCGATCAATTGCCTATGAAGTTGGAGCCTTCGTTTCCAGAATAAAACTGTGTATCTCTAATTGACTTTTAGTTGTTGTAAATCTCTTTTACATGATATTGTTGCTCACGATTCTATTATGACGTCGCTATACGTATGGAACTTGAttctggcatacatatagttatgcattcggttttattttaaaaaccgggtgtgacacttaTCCAGATGTATTTTAAATTGCAATAACCGAGTGATAATTATGGTATCTCTAAACTTATTTTGTGTTAGACTGACAGTAAGGTAGGGTACTATGATTAATGTTTCTGCTATGTGTCCATTAAAATGTCAATTTCTATATATATGTCTTCTAGCTGCTTGTGCTATACCATATACAGATATGCAATTAATCAATTTGAGATGGATGCATAACTTGATCTTGTTCTATGTTGAGCAAGTTAATCTATAGGGTGCTGGGTGTTGcattctttcaaaccatatatATGGAGAGGTTTATCCTTTTGCTGTTGCTGGTACCTATCTATTATTGTTGCTGGTGTTATCTGTTGTTGTTTCTGGTACTTGATACTTAGTTGGCTTATGTGCTATGGTAAATCTGTTGTGACGCTAGATGAAAGCATGCATGTGATCTGAGCTGGAAAACTGTGTATTATGAGCTGAAATTTTATGTATTATAGGCTGTAAAGCGTATTGTGATAAATGGGCTGGAAACTGGCCCAATAACTGAAATTAATAATGAGCTCAAAATAAATTGTATCGGTTCATGGGCCTATTTCACAAATAGATCGTGATGAGGGTATGTCCATGTCAGCAGCCATCTCCGTGTCAATATCATTGGCTATGTCATCCGCCACGTGTCATCAGCCATGTCAGCCACCATGTAATCATCCACGTCAGCCGACATGTCATTAGTcatatcatcatcatcctccGTGTCATCAGCCACATCAACTGTTGCTGATGTGGCTGTTTGATCCATGACGAATATTAACACACGTGGCGATTGTCTATGACGTTTATTTTCATCGCTAAAGTTGGGTTTGGGTTGGGCTAAGCGGGCCTGAGGCTATTTTATGATGAATTAGAAACGTCACGGATTGTATGGATATGTGATGATTACAGCTAAAACGTCATGAGATATAATTTGTGACGCTTGATACATGACGTTATGCAAAATCTTCACAGACACTGCTTTGTAACGGTTTTTTAGCGATCTGTGATGAAATTTTTCCGTCATAGATTAACAGATTTCTCGTAGTGTCGATGAACATATCACAGGTTTGCTTGGTTTTCTTTAAAAGATTTTTGCAAGAGAGAGTTTGCAATGATCTGAAGGTATGGAAGTATACACTATACTGTTAATCAAAACCGTTACACCTGGTATATTGCTCACATACATAAACTATTAATATGCTATGCCATATTTATTTGTTTTATAATATAATTTTCTCCAATTTCTTTTAGCAACTTTTTATCAGCTATTCAAGATACATGCCTACAAAGGTCAAGCTGCCAGATTTGCATCCACTGTAACAACCCGTGGCCTCTGGTGATCGCCGGGGACGTGAGCAAGCTCCAGCAAGAGATTAGAAGGTAGGCAAGGTCGGGCAGAGAACCCTAAACCCCAACTAGACTTGTTTCACAAGAAGATTGTTCATGCTGTT from Panicum hallii strain FIL2 chromosome 3, PHallii_v3.1, whole genome shotgun sequence encodes:
- the LOC112886882 gene encoding uncharacterized protein LOC112886882; translation: MFFFFVGGVEQGAGRVLKEAAGRCLRCGGTADLVETEKALKLFFVPVWRWPGKDPAYLCRECGLLAPGSLGAEPGPSLLPQEARCGACSRAVDPQFRFCPFCGSAL